In Oncorhynchus kisutch isolate 150728-3 linkage group LG7, Okis_V2, whole genome shotgun sequence, one DNA window encodes the following:
- the LOC109894066 gene encoding gastrula zinc finger protein XlCGF48.2-like isoform X2, producing MANCMVFHSQMASIMEVLANAAVAEICKLVDDDYAVFRLEISQSQKENRALRRKLQLLEIKVARERAERTMRERVLASHPCNVKILDRYRGNAKGEGHLTGGHRSFVKPAGQNTWRDDHPITVDEGIGNSTHHVIESADAEDTGPGVKQEMTEGEEDPRHSRDIQTGVPPVATENPSTAQEQSRTQCSIMEVSGTLNAILKSETDTETLTGINRLGCQPAPRSEYLLYGNLSPRTVLSHRDSGDTLQTVNDPSCSYTTETEMIPGDMPVVLDTQTNPMKVDWNQYSSSVYSEGCRDKKGEGLVVDEVIVKVEDDAPLIWSADETHLGEGHSQGNTSDFLDYRESLETNLNVETHSPLHEFKDRNPLSMSMGPSDSHREQKAKARGGGATSGNSKEKRFLCMFCNKGFRCPQKVDIHQRVHTGVKPFSCTQCHMRFAQACTLKRHQRVHTGEKPFSCTQCHMCFAQAGDLKRHQRVHTGERPFACAHCGKRFSEKSYLRLHQQKKHSTL from the exons atggctaactgtatggtttttcactctcaaatgGCCTCCATTATGGAGGTTCTAGCGAATGCAGCTGTGGCTGAGATATGTAAACTCGTAGatgacgactatgcagtgtttcgtttggaaatttctcaaagccagaaagaaaacagggcattgcggaggaaactacagctACTGGAAATTAAGGTGGCACGGGAGCGCGCAGAGAGGACAATGAGAGAGCGCGTCCTCGCAAGTCATCCCTGTAAtgtcaagatcctcgaccgaTACAGAGGAAATGCAAAAG gtgaaggacatctcactggaggccacaggagttttgtgaagccagcaggacaaAATACATGGCGAGATGACCACccaatcactgttgatgaggggaTAGGAAACTCAACCCATCATGTTATAGAg TCTGCAGATGCAGAGGATACCGGTCCAGGTGTCAAGCAGGAGAtgactgaaggagaggaggacccacggcacagcagagacatccagactgGTGTGCCCCCTGTAGCCACGGAGAACCCCTCCACCGCCCAAGAGCAGTCAAGGACCCAATGCAGCATCATGGAGGTCAGTGGAACGCTGAACGCCAtcctcaagtcagagacagacaccgaGACTTTAACGGGGATAAACCGACTGGGCTGTCAACCTGCTCCACGCTCAGAGTATTTACTTTACGGCAACCTGAGCCCAAGGACTGTTCTGTCCCATCGGGACTCAGGTGACACTTTACAGACTGTCAATGATCCATCGTGTTCATAcactacagagacagagatgatacCTGGTGACATGCCTGTGGTATTAGATACACAGACTAATCCAATGAAAGTGGACTGGAaccagtacagtagtagtgtatactcGGAAGGGTGCCGAGATAAGAAAGGGGAGGGTCTGGTCGTAGATGAGGTGATTGTGAAAGTGGAGGACGATGCTCCTCTGATATGGAGTGCAGACGAAACTCACTTAGGAGAAGGACACTCGCAGGGCAACACCAGTGACTTCTTAGACTACAGAGAAAGCTTAGAGACAAATCTAAATGTCGAGACCCACTCCCCTTTACACGAGTTCAAGGATCGCAACCCATTATCCATGTCGATGGGGCCTTCCGATTCACACAGGGAACAAAAGGCCAAGGCGCGAGGAGGGGGAGCCACATCAGGCAATAGTAAAGAAaaacggttcctctgcatgttctgtaacaaaggcttccGCTGCCCCCAGAAGGTGGACATCCACCAGAGGGTTCACACAGGggtgaaacccttcagctgtacccagtgtcacatgcgtTTCGCCCAGGCATGCaccctgaagaggcaccagagggtccacacaggggagaaacccttcagctgtacccagtgtcacatgtGCTTCGCTCAGGCTGGTGACCtaaagaggcaccagagggtccacacggGAGAGAGGCCTTTCGCCTGTGCGCACTgtgggaagaggttctcagagaaGAGCTACCTCAGGTTACACCAGCAGAAAAAACACTCCACTCTATAA